In the Brassica napus cultivar Da-Ae chromosome A7, Da-Ae, whole genome shotgun sequence genome, one interval contains:
- the LOC106405448 gene encoding MLP-like protein 31 translates to MAEAANLVGKLEADVEIKVSAEKFHHMWAGRVHDLPKATPDKVQNCELQEGDWGKVGSVVIWSYVIDGVAIVCKDRVEEVEPEKNLITFRVIESDLLKMYKSFVSTIQVTPKHGGPGGIVHWDLEYEKVSEEVDHPESHLQLSVEVSKDIDEYLLTE, encoded by the exons ATGGCAGAAGCGGCTAATTTGGTGGGAAAGCTTGAGGCAGATGTGGAGATAAAAGTTTCTGCTGAAAAGTTCCATCACATGTGGGCAGGAAGAGTACACGATCTGCCCAAAGCAACTCCAGACAAGGTCCAGAACTGTGAGCTACAGGAAGGCGACTGGGGAAAAGTCGGTTCAGTGGTCATCTGGAGCTACGTTATTG ATGGAGTGGCAATAGTGTGTAAGGATAGGGTCGAGGAGGTGGAGCCGGAGAAGAACCTGATCACGTTCAGGGTTATAGAAAGTGATCTGTTGAAAATGTACAAGAGTTTTGTGAGCACGATCCAGGTGACCCCTAAGCATGGAGGGCCTGGTGGTATTGTGCACTGGGACCTTGAGTACGAGAAAGTCAGCGAAGAAGTTGATCACCCTGAAAGTCACCTCCAGTTAAGTGTTGAAGTGTCAAAAGATATCGATGAATATCTCTTGACAGAATAA